A region from the Geobacter benzoatilyticus genome encodes:
- a CDS encoding sigma-54-dependent transcriptional regulator — protein sequence MTGTILIVDDERGQREILQTILEGEGLRVTAAPGGREALRELEKSEFDLILTDLKMQGMSGMELLEKVLEMDPLQCAIMMTAHGTVDSAVEAMKKGAFDYLEKPLERDNLFLTLRRAFERVNLLRENRVLQKRIKETSGIPNIIGEHPKMHEVFRIVSKIAPTASTVLIYGESGTGKELVAKAIHDGSPRKEKPFFAINCAAIPENLMESELFGHEKGAFTGADSRELGIFEAANGGTVFLDEIGEMSVAMQAKLLRAIQTKEIRRVGGKVNIPVDVRIVSATNRDLEAEIRRGGFREDLYYRLNVIRITLPPLRERGSDIAALADFFVKKYGRQGGSSVRGIAKPALKLIMDYSWPGNVRQLESVIERGALMAESDLIQPEDLPAEISEGISRAGGLPFELPPEGIQFDELERNLIIKAMERAGWVIAKAAPLLGMSYKTLQYRLEKFGILKPD from the coding sequence ATGACCGGAACCATTCTCATAGTCGACGACGAACGGGGACAGCGGGAAATCCTCCAGACAATCCTGGAAGGCGAAGGATTGCGCGTGACCGCGGCCCCCGGCGGGCGGGAAGCCCTCAGGGAACTCGAAAAAAGCGAATTCGACCTGATCCTCACGGACCTGAAGATGCAGGGAATGTCGGGGATGGAGCTCCTGGAGAAGGTCCTGGAGATGGATCCCCTCCAGTGCGCCATCATGATGACCGCCCACGGCACCGTCGATTCGGCGGTGGAGGCCATGAAGAAGGGGGCCTTCGATTACCTGGAAAAGCCCCTTGAGCGGGACAACCTTTTCCTTACCCTGCGCCGGGCATTCGAGCGGGTGAACCTCCTGCGCGAGAACCGGGTCCTCCAGAAACGGATCAAAGAGACCAGCGGCATCCCCAACATCATCGGGGAACACCCGAAGATGCACGAGGTATTCCGGATCGTCAGCAAGATCGCCCCCACCGCCTCCACGGTCCTCATCTACGGCGAGTCGGGAACCGGCAAGGAACTGGTGGCCAAGGCAATCCACGACGGGAGCCCCCGGAAGGAGAAACCCTTTTTCGCCATCAACTGCGCCGCCATCCCCGAGAACCTCATGGAAAGCGAGCTCTTCGGCCACGAGAAAGGGGCCTTTACCGGCGCCGATTCCCGTGAACTGGGAATTTTCGAGGCGGCCAACGGCGGCACGGTCTTCCTGGACGAGATCGGAGAGATGAGCGTGGCGATGCAGGCAAAGCTCCTGCGGGCCATCCAGACGAAGGAAATCCGGAGAGTGGGGGGAAAGGTGAACATCCCCGTGGATGTGCGGATCGTATCCGCCACCAACCGGGACCTGGAGGCGGAGATCAGGCGGGGAGGATTCCGGGAGGATCTCTACTATCGACTGAACGTGATCAGGATCACCCTTCCTCCCTTGAGGGAACGGGGGAGCGACATCGCGGCCCTGGCCGACTTCTTCGTGAAGAAGTACGGCCGCCAGGGGGGGAGCAGCGTCAGGGGAATCGCCAAACCGGCCCTGAAGCTCATCATGGATTACAGCTGGCCCGGCAACGTGCGTCAGCTGGAATCGGTCATCGAAAGGGGGGCGCTCATGGCGGAGAGCGACCTGATCCAGCCCGAGGACCTGCCCGCAGAGATTTCCGAGGGAATCTCCCGGGCGGGCGGACTCCCCTTCGAGCTCCCCCCGGAGGGGATCCAGTTCGACGAACTGGAGAGGAACCTGATAATCAAGGCCATGGAGCGGGCCGGCTGGGTCATCGCAAAGGCTGCGCCGCTCCTGGGCATGAGCTACAAGACACTCCAGTACCGTCTGGAAAAATTCGGAATTTTGAAACCCGACTGA
- the hypA gene encoding hydrogenase maturation nickel metallochaperone HypA, whose amino-acid sequence MHEMSITQSVVEICEKSAEGRRVLSVTLEIGDLSGVVAEAVEFCFEACTRDTLLEGARLVIEQVSGRGECTTCGKGFPVRGYFDPCPACGAYGIRVVSGEELRVKELEVE is encoded by the coding sequence ATGCATGAGATGTCCATAACCCAAAGCGTGGTGGAAATATGCGAGAAGAGCGCGGAGGGGCGGCGGGTGCTGTCGGTGACGCTGGAGATCGGCGACCTCTCCGGCGTCGTGGCCGAGGCCGTGGAGTTCTGCTTCGAAGCCTGCACGCGGGATACCCTCCTGGAGGGGGCCCGGCTCGTCATCGAACAGGTGTCCGGCCGGGGAGAATGCACCACCTGCGGGAAGGGGTTTCCGGTTCGCGGCTACTTCGATCCCTGCCCCGCCTGCGGCGCCTACGGCATAAGAGTCGTGTCGGGTGAGGAGCTGCGGGTGAAGGAACTGGAGGTGGAGTAG
- the gcvPA gene encoding aminomethyl-transferring glycine dehydrogenase subunit GcvPA, translating to MSTPGYCPNTPEEVRGMLAAMGASSIDDLFRPIPAGLRARSFELPAGMSEFEMLHRFEHLAGNNAQHLSHFVGGGYYDHLIPAVVDHLSGRAEFYTAYTPYQPECSQGTLQALFEYQTAICRITGMDVANASLYDGGTALAEAAMMALRITGRNRLIIDGAVNPFHREIVRTYLANLDVELVEIGPKLGMEDDLRIRAAIDDATAAVLVQNPNFFGSVSDFRKLAADTHAAGALLIVSAYPVALGLVESPGAMGADIVVGDGQSLGNPLSFGGPSFGFIASRKEYIRNLPGRIIGETVDGNGQRGFVLTLQAREQHIKRHKATSNICSNQSLCALRGLIFLSSLGKEGFAELARLNYDKAEYAKKVLGNLAGVEVMNGGATFNEFTVCLPKIAEEVVTNLLRKGIAAGVPLSPYYPEMERCMVVTVTEKRTRDEIDTFARHLEGILCS from the coding sequence ATGAGCACCCCCGGTTACTGTCCCAACACACCGGAGGAGGTGCGGGGGATGCTGGCGGCCATGGGGGCGTCGAGCATCGATGATCTGTTCCGGCCGATTCCGGCCGGGCTGCGGGCCAGATCCTTCGAACTTCCGGCGGGGATGTCCGAGTTCGAGATGCTCCATCGTTTCGAGCACCTGGCCGGGAATAACGCCCAGCATCTTTCCCACTTCGTTGGCGGGGGGTACTACGACCACCTGATTCCGGCGGTGGTGGACCATCTTTCGGGGCGTGCCGAATTCTACACCGCCTACACCCCCTACCAGCCCGAGTGCTCCCAGGGGACCCTCCAGGCCCTTTTCGAGTACCAGACCGCCATCTGCCGCATTACGGGAATGGATGTCGCCAATGCTTCCCTCTATGATGGCGGCACGGCCCTGGCCGAGGCGGCCATGATGGCCCTGCGGATCACGGGGAGAAACCGCCTCATTATCGACGGGGCCGTGAACCCCTTCCACCGGGAGATTGTCCGCACCTACCTGGCAAACCTGGATGTGGAGCTGGTGGAGATCGGGCCGAAACTCGGCATGGAGGACGACCTGCGCATCCGTGCCGCCATCGACGACGCCACTGCCGCGGTCCTCGTCCAGAATCCCAATTTCTTCGGGAGCGTCAGCGACTTCCGCAAGCTGGCCGCCGACACCCACGCCGCCGGGGCGCTCCTGATTGTTTCCGCGTATCCGGTGGCCCTGGGGCTCGTGGAGAGTCCCGGCGCCATGGGGGCCGACATCGTGGTGGGCGACGGCCAGAGCCTCGGCAATCCCCTTTCCTTCGGGGGGCCGTCTTTCGGCTTCATCGCCAGCCGCAAGGAGTACATCCGCAATCTGCCGGGCCGTATCATCGGTGAAACCGTGGATGGGAACGGCCAACGGGGCTTCGTCCTCACCCTCCAGGCCCGGGAGCAGCACATCAAGCGCCACAAGGCCACTTCCAACATCTGCAGCAACCAGAGCCTCTGCGCCCTGCGGGGCCTCATCTTCCTCTCCTCCCTGGGAAAAGAGGGATTTGCGGAGCTGGCGCGCCTCAACTACGACAAGGCCGAGTACGCGAAGAAGGTGCTCGGCAACCTCGCCGGGGTCGAAGTGATGAACGGCGGCGCCACCTTCAACGAGTTTACTGTCTGCCTCCCCAAGATTGCCGAGGAGGTGGTCACCAATCTCCTCCGCAAGGGGATTGCGGCCGGAGTGCCCCTGAGCCCCTACTATCCGGAGATGGAGCGGTGCATGGTGGTAACGGTGACCGAGAAGCGGACAAGGGATGAGATCGACACCTTTGCCCGGCATCTGGAGGGTATCCTATGCAGCTGA
- the gcvH gene encoding glycine cleavage system protein GcvH, translated as MEIYFTKEHEWVKVKDGVASVGITEHAAHQLGDVTFVELPKVGKTVKQFEVLAAIESVKAASDIYSPVSGKVTQVNEALEERPEIVNEAAEDAGWMAILEMADPAELQKLMTRDQYDDYLGSLA; from the coding sequence ATGGAAATTTATTTCACCAAAGAGCACGAGTGGGTCAAGGTCAAGGACGGGGTTGCGTCGGTGGGGATCACCGAGCATGCGGCCCACCAGTTGGGAGATGTGACCTTCGTGGAGCTGCCAAAGGTGGGAAAGACCGTGAAACAGTTCGAGGTCCTGGCGGCCATCGAGTCGGTTAAAGCGGCCAGCGACATCTACTCCCCGGTTTCCGGGAAGGTGACCCAGGTGAACGAGGCCCTGGAGGAGCGCCCCGAGATCGTCAACGAGGCGGCCGAGGATGCCGGTTGGATGGCTATTCTTGAAATGGCCGACCCGGCCGAGCTCCAGAAGCTCATGACCCGTGACCAGTATGATGATTACCTGGGGAGCCTCGCATGA
- the gcvPB gene encoding aminomethyl-transferring glycine dehydrogenase subunit GcvPB, with protein sequence MQLIFEKSVPGRRGVRLPASDVPAAPELPAALRRQEAAALPEASELDVVRHFTNLSRRNFSVDTNFYPLGSCTMKYNAKALEEAAKLFAPYHPMVPLLPHGASFSQGCLGLAYELGAALAEITGMDEVTTQPLAGAHGEMTGIMLIAAYHEAKGNKKKYVVVPDSSHGTNPASAAMVGYEIITVPTAPYGDMDLDKFREVMTDEVAAVMMTCPNTLGLFNPHIQEICDIAHDHDALMYYDGANLNAILGKVRPGDVGFDVIHVNLHKTFGTPHGGGGPGSGPVGVKKQLVPFLPVPRIVKYDDGCYGIDAPAHGTIGRLAGFFGNFGIMARAFAYITMLGRDGLIQVSEQAVLNANYVMHRLKDVYDLPYDQTCMHECVFSAARQVKNGVHAIDIAKFLIDRGYHPPTVYFPLIVKEAIMIEPTETESKETLDAFIAVMREAAELAETDPAAFAEMPGTMPVTRLDETKAAREQNVCYFGC encoded by the coding sequence ATGCAGCTGATTTTCGAAAAATCGGTTCCCGGCCGCCGGGGCGTGCGCCTTCCGGCAAGCGATGTCCCGGCTGCCCCGGAGCTACCCGCGGCACTCCGCCGACAGGAGGCGGCCGCCCTTCCCGAGGCGAGCGAACTGGATGTGGTGCGCCACTTCACGAACCTTTCGCGCCGCAACTTCTCGGTGGATACCAATTTCTATCCCCTGGGCTCCTGCACCATGAAGTACAACGCCAAGGCCCTGGAGGAGGCGGCAAAGCTTTTTGCCCCCTACCACCCCATGGTGCCGCTCCTTCCCCATGGGGCTTCCTTCAGCCAGGGGTGCCTGGGGCTCGCCTACGAACTGGGGGCGGCCCTGGCGGAGATCACCGGCATGGACGAGGTGACCACCCAGCCCCTGGCCGGCGCCCACGGCGAGATGACCGGCATCATGCTCATCGCCGCCTACCACGAGGCAAAGGGGAACAAGAAGAAGTACGTGGTGGTCCCCGACTCCTCCCACGGCACCAACCCCGCTTCCGCCGCCATGGTGGGGTACGAGATCATCACCGTGCCGACGGCTCCCTACGGCGACATGGACCTGGATAAATTCCGCGAGGTGATGACCGACGAGGTGGCGGCGGTCATGATGACCTGCCCCAACACCCTGGGGCTTTTCAACCCGCACATCCAGGAGATCTGCGACATTGCCCACGACCACGATGCCCTCATGTACTACGACGGTGCCAACCTGAACGCCATCCTCGGCAAGGTCCGCCCAGGCGACGTGGGGTTCGACGTGATTCACGTGAACCTCCACAAGACCTTCGGCACCCCCCACGGCGGGGGCGGCCCCGGCAGCGGCCCCGTGGGGGTCAAGAAGCAGCTGGTCCCCTTCCTCCCGGTCCCGCGGATTGTGAAATACGACGACGGCTGCTACGGGATCGACGCCCCGGCCCACGGGACCATCGGCCGCCTTGCCGGTTTCTTCGGCAACTTCGGGATCATGGCCAGGGCCTTTGCCTACATCACCATGCTCGGCCGCGACGGCCTCATCCAGGTGAGCGAGCAGGCGGTGCTGAACGCCAACTATGTGATGCATCGCCTGAAGGACGTCTATGACCTTCCCTATGATCAGACCTGCATGCACGAGTGCGTCTTTTCGGCGGCCCGGCAGGTGAAAAACGGCGTCCACGCCATTGACATCGCCAAGTTTCTCATCGACCGGGGCTATCATCCCCCCACGGTCTACTTCCCCCTCATCGTCAAGGAGGCCATCATGATCGAGCCTACCGAGACTGAGAGCAAGGAGACCCTGGACGCCTTCATCGCCGTAATGCGTGAGGCGGCGGAGCTTGCCGAAACCGATCCGGCGGCCTTCGCCGAGATGCCCGGGACCATGCCGGTCACCCGCCTCGACGAGACCAAGGCGGCCCGGGAGCAGAATGTCTGCTATTTCGGCTGCTGA
- a CDS encoding sensor histidine kinase, translated as MTLNTRLVMIMLSLLVIAILTLFLLNQYSQNEMVEEIQASSTMVTKALQMSIEDLTSEYEPDRARLKEYMKEAKVKGVKEITILSNEGEVIDSSDPARIGKKREIRQLETGIRTAGGAKGKNGARIRDYDLLVPVIVGDEQLGYVQIDLILDNVRTIQHENFINRMVATSLVFLLGISLTIFLAKRYTAPINHLADGVRRVADGDLSVTFPAAKGDEIGELARNFNEMVEKLREREILEKRLYEAEHLSRVGQLASGIAHEIRNPLNYISLAIDHLKSEFTVACPEKAQKFIPLADKIKEEVRRANYMVVNFMNFGRPLKLRITELSYPELIEKTLPLHREKLAEQRVTVRTDLPDDLPPMRADGEMLRNCISNFVTNAAQAMPDGGAITLGASYDREQKCFNLTFSDEGCGIGEEDLPKIFQPWYTSKEAGIGLGLAITERIIREHGGKISVTSAAGKGTTFTVELPDA; from the coding sequence ATGACGCTCAATACCCGGCTGGTAATGATCATGCTGTCTCTTCTGGTTATCGCCATCCTCACCCTCTTTCTCCTGAACCAGTACAGCCAGAACGAAATGGTGGAAGAGATCCAGGCCAGCTCCACCATGGTGACCAAGGCTCTCCAGATGAGCATCGAGGACCTTACCTCCGAGTACGAGCCGGATCGTGCGCGCCTCAAGGAATATATGAAAGAGGCGAAGGTCAAGGGAGTCAAGGAGATAACCATCCTCAGCAACGAGGGGGAGGTCATCGACTCCTCCGATCCGGCCCGGATCGGGAAAAAGCGCGAAATCAGGCAGCTTGAAACGGGGATCAGGACCGCAGGCGGCGCAAAGGGCAAAAACGGCGCGCGAATCCGGGACTATGACCTGCTGGTTCCGGTCATTGTCGGCGACGAGCAGTTGGGGTATGTGCAGATCGACCTCATCCTCGACAACGTCCGCACCATCCAGCACGAGAATTTCATCAACCGGATGGTGGCCACCTCCCTGGTCTTTCTCCTGGGCATCTCCCTCACCATCTTCCTGGCCAAGCGCTACACCGCCCCCATCAATCACCTGGCGGACGGTGTCCGGCGGGTGGCCGACGGCGACCTATCGGTCACCTTTCCGGCGGCAAAGGGGGATGAGATCGGCGAACTGGCCCGAAACTTCAACGAGATGGTGGAGAAGCTCCGGGAGCGGGAGATCCTGGAAAAACGCCTCTACGAGGCTGAGCACCTCTCACGGGTGGGACAGCTAGCCTCGGGAATCGCCCATGAAATCAGAAATCCCCTCAACTACATAAGCCTCGCCATTGACCACCTGAAGAGCGAATTTACGGTGGCCTGCCCCGAAAAAGCTCAAAAGTTCATCCCCCTGGCCGATAAGATCAAGGAAGAGGTGCGGCGGGCAAACTACATGGTGGTCAACTTCATGAATTTCGGCCGCCCCCTGAAACTGCGGATAACGGAACTCTCCTACCCGGAACTCATCGAAAAAACCTTGCCGCTCCACCGGGAGAAGCTTGCGGAGCAGCGGGTCACGGTGCGCACCGACCTTCCGGATGACCTTCCCCCCATGCGGGCCGACGGCGAGATGCTCCGCAACTGTATTTCCAATTTTGTCACCAATGCTGCCCAGGCCATGCCCGACGGGGGCGCCATAACCCTCGGGGCCTCCTACGACCGGGAGCAGAAATGCTTTAACCTGACCTTCAGCGATGAAGGCTGCGGTATCGGGGAGGAGGACCTCCCGAAAATCTTCCAGCCCTGGTACACCTCAAAGGAGGCCGGCATCGGCCTGGGGCTCGCCATTACCGAACGCATCATCCGGGAGCACGGCGGGAAAATTAGCGTGACGAGCGCCGCCGGCAAGGGGACGACGTTCACGGTTGAACTGCCGGACGCATAG
- the gcvT gene encoding glycine cleavage system aminomethyltransferase GcvT, translating to METLKNTPLCTEHEKLNALMAPFGGWNMPIQYEGIIAEHRWCREQAALFDICHMGEFLFTGDIVASGLEDVFTFSVKSIPVGRSRYGFLLNENGGVIDDLIVFRLADDEAMVVVNAATIEKDFAAISARLSGGEFRDISAATGKLDLQGPLSRDVLSGVIGPDIAAIPYFKFIRTKVLGADAIVSRTGYTGELGYEIFLPAEKSAELWARLLADERVKPAGLGARDVLRLEMGYSLYGSDIDEATTPLEAGLEAFVNFDKAFVGKEALLKQRAEGVKRLKVSFDVTSRRSPRHDYAIHFEGERVGTVTSGVFSPMLGCGIGMGYVNPSVATLGAPLTITHEKVSMEATVVDLPFYRGGSLRS from the coding sequence ATGGAAACCCTCAAAAATACCCCCCTTTGCACCGAACACGAGAAGCTGAACGCCCTAATGGCCCCCTTCGGCGGCTGGAACATGCCGATCCAGTACGAGGGAATCATCGCCGAACACCGCTGGTGCCGGGAGCAGGCGGCCCTCTTCGACATCTGCCACATGGGGGAGTTTCTCTTCACGGGGGACATCGTCGCCTCGGGGCTCGAAGATGTCTTCACCTTCTCCGTTAAGTCGATCCCGGTGGGGCGCTCCCGCTACGGCTTCCTCCTGAACGAAAACGGCGGGGTCATCGACGACCTCATCGTCTTCCGCCTGGCCGATGACGAGGCCATGGTAGTGGTGAACGCCGCCACCATCGAGAAAGATTTCGCCGCCATCTCCGCCCGCCTCTCCGGCGGTGAGTTCCGCGACATCTCCGCCGCCACCGGCAAGCTGGACCTCCAGGGGCCCCTCTCCCGGGACGTGCTCTCCGGCGTCATCGGGCCGGATATCGCCGCCATCCCTTACTTCAAGTTCATCCGGACCAAGGTTCTCGGCGCCGACGCCATCGTGAGCCGCACCGGCTACACCGGCGAGCTGGGGTACGAGATTTTCCTCCCGGCGGAAAAGAGCGCGGAGCTATGGGCAAGGCTCCTCGCCGACGAGCGGGTGAAGCCCGCCGGTCTCGGCGCCCGGGATGTGCTCCGGCTGGAGATGGGGTACAGCCTCTACGGGAGCGACATCGACGAGGCCACCACCCCCCTTGAGGCGGGGCTGGAGGCCTTCGTGAACTTCGACAAGGCGTTCGTGGGAAAAGAGGCGCTCCTGAAACAGCGGGCCGAAGGGGTGAAGCGGCTCAAGGTGTCCTTCGACGTGACCTCCCGCCGCTCGCCGCGCCATGACTACGCAATCCATTTCGAGGGTGAGCGGGTCGGCACCGTAACCAGCGGCGTCTTTTCCCCAATGCTCGGCTGTGGCATCGGCATGGGGTACGTGAATCCTTCCGTGGCCACCCTTGGCGCTCCTCTCACCATAACTCACGAGAAGGTGAGCATGGAGGCCACGGTGGTGGATCTGCCGTTCTACCGGGGCGGTTCGCTGCGTTCGTAG
- a CDS encoding glycosyltransferase family 1 protein — MDFTKKMHRFTVVPSLTGEMATLQTIAYNLWWTWEPEAVELFKRLDIDLWQQTRHNPVEMLGILQQTTLDKLTADEGFMSQMKQVEEKFREYLSARTWFDRTGNGGKPMTVAYFSMEFGIHESLPTYSGGLGILAGDHLKSASDLGIPLVGVGLLYRQGYFRQYLNIEGWQQELYPENDFYNLPLRLERDAGGTPLAVELDMAGRKVTAHIWRVQVGRIPLFLLDTNLEENTPEDREITAQLYGGDLEMRIRQEILLGVGGIRALHLLGIDPNVCHMNEGHAAFLALERTRLLMKEHGIRFAEAMEGVRAGNVFTTHTPVDAGIDHFPPDLVEKYLERYYRSVGLSRDEFLALGRINPKNPHEAFCMAVLALKLADHANGVSQLHGEVSRRMWKNLWPELPHEHIPITSVTNGVHTKTWLSNEMAGLLTRYLGNRWREDATDPLLWKRVANIPESELWRTHERCRERLVLFARRRLKEHLRQVGATAKEIAQADEVLDPEALTIGFARRFATYKRGTLLFRDLARLEKILASTDRPVQIIFAGKAHPHDTEGKELIREIFQHSLDKRFRGRIVFIEDYDMAVARHLVQGVDVWLNTPRRPLEASGTSGMKVAFNGGLNMSILDGWWPEGYLGNNGWAIGKGEVYDDLDYQNEVEGRAIYDLLEKEVVPLFYDRGSDDIPRGWLACMKASLQTLCPIFSTDRMVQEYARTMYRPSFDHWEQLSADGLALAVDLARWKGDIRRTWHQVRIAGIEAETTAEIPLGTTIPVTAKIVLGEIPPSQLAADLYCGVLDSRGNIVGGELVPLTWQEAAEEGVHLFRGEIEGRFCGRHGFMVRVMPRHPELGPVYEQGAIAWG, encoded by the coding sequence ATGGATTTCACAAAAAAAATGCACCGCTTCACCGTTGTGCCGTCCCTTACCGGCGAGATGGCCACGCTCCAGACCATCGCCTACAACCTCTGGTGGACCTGGGAGCCCGAGGCGGTGGAACTTTTCAAGCGCCTCGACATCGACCTCTGGCAGCAGACACGGCACAACCCGGTGGAGATGCTCGGCATCCTCCAGCAGACCACCCTCGACAAACTCACCGCCGATGAAGGGTTCATGTCCCAGATGAAGCAGGTGGAAGAAAAGTTCCGGGAATACCTTTCGGCACGGACCTGGTTCGACCGGACCGGCAACGGCGGCAAGCCCATGACCGTCGCCTACTTTTCCATGGAGTTCGGCATCCACGAGTCTCTCCCCACCTATTCGGGCGGTCTCGGGATTCTGGCCGGCGATCACCTGAAATCGGCCAGCGACCTGGGGATTCCGCTGGTGGGGGTCGGCCTCCTCTACCGGCAGGGGTACTTCCGCCAGTACCTTAACATCGAGGGATGGCAGCAGGAGCTCTACCCGGAGAACGACTTCTACAACCTTCCCCTCAGGCTGGAGCGCGACGCCGGCGGCACCCCCCTGGCGGTGGAGCTGGACATGGCGGGGCGCAAGGTGACGGCCCACATCTGGCGGGTCCAGGTGGGACGGATCCCCCTCTTCCTGCTGGACACCAACCTGGAGGAGAACACCCCGGAGGACCGGGAAATCACGGCCCAGCTCTACGGCGGAGACCTGGAGATGAGGATCCGGCAGGAAATACTCCTGGGGGTCGGCGGCATCCGCGCCCTGCACCTGCTCGGCATCGATCCCAACGTCTGCCACATGAACGAGGGGCACGCGGCGTTCCTGGCCCTTGAGCGGACCCGCCTCCTCATGAAAGAGCACGGCATACGGTTTGCCGAGGCGATGGAAGGGGTGCGGGCCGGCAATGTCTTCACCACCCATACGCCTGTGGACGCGGGCATCGACCACTTCCCCCCCGATCTGGTGGAAAAGTACCTGGAGCGCTACTACCGCTCCGTCGGGCTCTCCAGGGACGAATTCCTTGCGCTGGGACGAATCAACCCGAAGAACCCCCACGAAGCGTTCTGCATGGCAGTACTGGCCCTCAAGCTGGCCGATCACGCCAACGGCGTCTCCCAGCTCCACGGCGAGGTATCGCGGCGCATGTGGAAAAATCTCTGGCCCGAGCTTCCCCACGAGCATATCCCCATCACGTCGGTCACCAACGGGGTCCATACAAAGACCTGGCTGTCTAACGAAATGGCGGGGCTTCTCACCCGCTACCTGGGCAACCGCTGGCGCGAGGACGCCACCGACCCCCTGCTCTGGAAGCGAGTCGCCAACATCCCCGAATCGGAGCTCTGGCGGACCCACGAGCGGTGCCGCGAGCGGCTCGTCCTCTTTGCCCGCCGCCGTCTCAAGGAACACCTGCGGCAAGTGGGCGCAACCGCCAAGGAGATCGCCCAGGCGGATGAAGTCCTCGACCCCGAGGCCCTCACCATCGGGTTTGCCCGCCGCTTCGCCACCTACAAGCGGGGAACCCTCCTCTTCCGCGACCTGGCACGGCTGGAGAAAATCCTCGCCAGCACCGACCGGCCGGTGCAGATCATCTTTGCCGGCAAGGCCCACCCCCACGACACCGAGGGGAAGGAGCTGATCCGGGAGATCTTCCAGCACTCCCTCGACAAACGGTTCCGGGGGCGCATCGTCTTCATTGAGGATTACGACATGGCCGTGGCGCGGCACCTGGTGCAAGGGGTCGACGTCTGGCTCAACACCCCCCGGCGCCCCCTGGAGGCCAGCGGCACCAGCGGCATGAAAGTCGCCTTCAACGGCGGCCTCAACATGAGCATCCTCGACGGCTGGTGGCCCGAGGGGTACCTGGGGAATAACGGCTGGGCCATCGGCAAGGGAGAGGTCTACGACGACCTGGACTATCAGAACGAGGTGGAGGGGCGCGCCATCTACGACCTGCTGGAAAAGGAAGTGGTGCCCCTCTTCTACGACCGGGGCTCCGATGACATCCCGAGGGGATGGCTTGCCTGCATGAAGGCGAGCCTCCAGACCCTATGCCCCATCTTCAGCACCGACCGGATGGTTCAGGAGTACGCCAGAACCATGTACCGCCCATCTTTCGACCACTGGGAGCAACTTTCGGCCGACGGGCTGGCCCTGGCCGTGGACCTTGCCCGCTGGAAGGGGGACATCCGCCGCACCTGGCATCAGGTGCGGATTGCAGGCATCGAAGCCGAGACCACCGCAGAGATACCTCTCGGCACGACGATCCCGGTTACGGCAAAGATCGTCCTCGGAGAGATCCCCCCCAGTCAGCTTGCCGCGGATCTCTACTGCGGAGTCCTCGACTCGCGGGGAAACATCGTCGGGGGCGAACTGGTCCCCCTGACCTGGCAGGAAGCAGCCGAGGAGGGCGTCCACCTTTTCCGGGGGGAGATCGAAGGGCGGTTCTGCGGCAGGCACGGCTTCATGGTGCGGGTTATGCCCCGGCACCCGGAGCTGGGACCGGTTTACGAGCAGGGAGCCATTGCCTGGGGGTAA